The following are encoded together in the Macadamia integrifolia cultivar HAES 741 chromosome 10, SCU_Mint_v3, whole genome shotgun sequence genome:
- the LOC122091496 gene encoding calmodulin-binding transcription activator 3-like isoform X2, protein MLDGQLEHIVLVHYREVKERNRSGIPRLLNADSATQTVSSQTGSAPCSVQAHSSPFTVQASYASSPSTADWNGQTQSSEFEDVDSGDDLGSSSLPEAISRTGPLNVSLPAHDTPGMPELPRNYLAAGFSGASFGHDGISSMWTGLQSSGRNASSMQEQRINFDQLNGSNILTGQPTDAKLETYSLIKDNLVDDVSALPNGNFPTIIRESQRTAQGHQKNENAGHADYLPSDKGALTDANMFLVPHERDLHLVDSPFQNNPGSSISVSANEQFLGFGNIAPLGGSCNDELGELKKLDSFGRWMNKEIGGDCDDSLMASDSNNYWNSLDTQNDDKEVSSLSLHLQLDIESLGPSLSQDQLFSIHDFSPDWAYSGVETKVLITGKFLGDSKPPGSTKWCCMFGEVEVSAEVLTDNVLRCQVPSHAPGRVPFYVTCSNRLACSEVREFEFHENPPGVPFFIAVKSEPEDEMHFQIRFAKMLRLGSERKWLDCSVEKCDKCSLKSDIFSTRADDEKEWGRIVKTSMDFDGTHENPQEALIQKLLKDRLYDWLVCKVHEGGKGPNIFDDDGQGVIHLAAALGYEWAIDPIVAAGINPNFRDARGKTGLHWAAYFGREETVVALVRLGAAPGAVEDPTPRFPGGRTAADLASSRGHKGIAGYLAEADLTSHLSSMTIKENVMDSLAATLGAEKANETAEEQHVVPSDGSMEETLSLKGSLAAVRKSAQAAALIQAAFRARSFQQRQTMNDENLEVSTNLFALASLNRAPRMSHFSDYLHSAAVKIQQKYRGWKGRKEFLKIRNRIVKIQAHVRGHQVRKQYKKVVWSVSIVEKAILRWRRKGAGLRGFRAEKAIGNVENEVGKTDEYDYLRQGRKQKVAGLEKALARVHSMVRYPEARDQYMRLVTKFQKLKMENEKSSLQPQVRNLEKDNTEEDRLPPMTD, encoded by the exons ATGCTTGATGG GCAATTAGAGCACATTGTTCTTGTGCACTACAGAGAGGTGAAAGAG AGGAACAGGTCTGGAATCCCCCGTTTGTTAAATGCAGATTCAGCCACACAAACTGTTAGTTCTCAAACTGGTTCAGCACCTTGCTCAGTACAGGCCCATTCTTCACCCTTTACGGTTCAGGCATCTTATGCTTCAAGCCCAAGTACGGCTGATTGGAATGGACAGACACAGTCGTCCGAATTCGAGGATGTTGATTCTGGGGATGATCTAGGATCCTCTTCTCTTCCTGAAGCCATCTCCCGTACTGGTCCTCTGAATGTTTCTTTGCCTGCACATGATACCCCAG gaATGCCTGAATTACCAAGGAATTATCTTGCTGCTGGTTTCTCTGGAGCTAGTTTTGGTCATGATGGTATCTCATCCATGTGGACTGGCCTTCAGAGCTCAGGTAGAAATGCCAGTAGCATGCAGGAGCAGAGGATCAACTTTGATCAGCTGAATGGCAGTAACATTTTAACTGGACAACCGACGGATGCCAAGTTGGAAACATATAGCTTGATCAAAGATAACCTAGTTGATGATGTCAGTGCACTACCTAATGGAAATTTCCCAACAATAATCAGGGAAAGTCAGAGAACAGCTCAG GGACACCAGAAAAATGAGAATGCTGGGCATGCAGATTATCTTCCATCTGACAAGGGTGCTCTAACTGATGCAAATATGTTCCTAGTCCCACATGAGCGTGATTTGCATTTAGTGGATTCCCCGTTTCAGAATAATCCTGGGTCTTCTATTTCAGTTTCAGCCAATGAGCAATTCTTAGGATTTGGGAACATTGCCCCCCTGGGTGGTTCTTGCAATGATGAATTAGGAGAGTTGAAGAAACTTGACAGTTTTGGGAGATGGATGAATAAAGAAATTGGTGGGGATTGTGATGACTCTTTGATGGCGTCAGACTCTAATAACTATTGGAATTCTCTTGATACTCAGAATGATGACAAGGAAGTTTCCAGTCTATCACTCCACTTGCAATTGGATATTGAATCACTGGGTCCATCCCTGTCCCAAGACCAGCTATTTAGCATTCACGATTTTTCTCCTGATTGGGCTTATTCAGGTGTTGAAACAAAG GTTCTGATCACTGGTAAATTTCTGGGAGACAGTAAGCCTCCTGGTAGCACCAAATGGTGCTGTATGTTTGGTGAAGTTGAggtttcagcggaagtcttgaCAGATAATGTTCTTCGATGTCAAGTTCCTTCACATGCTCCCGGACGTGTTCCATTTTATGTCACCTGCAGTAATAGGTTGGCCTGCAGTGAGGTTCGAGAATTTGAATTTCATGAAAATCCACCTGGAGTCCCATTCTTTATAGCTGTTAAAAGTGAACCAGAGGATGAAATGCATTTTCAAATACGCTTTGCAAAAATGTTACGTCTAGGCTCAGAGAGGAAATGGTTGGATTGCTCTGTTGAGAAATGTGATAAATGCAGCCTAAAGAGTGACATATTTTCAACGAGAGCTGATGATGAGAAAGAGTGGGGACGGATTGTAAAGACTTCCATGGACTTTGACGGAACTCATGAAAATCCTCAGGAAGCATTGATTCAGAAGCTTCTGAAGGACAGATTGTATGATTGGCTAGTTTGTAAAGTTCATGAAGGAGGGAAAGGACCAAATATATTTGATGATGATGGACAAGGAGTAATTCACCTGGCAGCTGCTCTTGGTTATGAGTGGGCCATTGATCCAATAGTTGCTGCTGGCATCAATCCTAATTTCAGAGATGCACGTGGAAAGACAGGGCTTCACTGGGCAGCTTATTTTGGGAG agaaGAAACAGTTGTTGCACTTGTTAGATTGGGTGCAGCCCCTGGTGCAGTGGAGGACCCAACACCAAGATTTCCAGGGGGACGAACAGCTGCTGATTTGGCATCTAGTAGAGGACATAAAGGGATTGCTGGATATCTGGCTGAAGCAGATTTGACAAGTCACCTCTCTTCAATGACTATCAAAGAAAATGTTATGGACAGTCTTGCAGCAACTCTTGGAGCAGAAAAGGCCAATGAGACTGCAGAGGAGCAACATGTTGTCCCTTCAGATGGAAGCATGGAGGAGACCCTTTCCTTGAAAGGGTCTCTGGCTGCTGTCAGGAAATCAGCTCAAGCAGCTGCTTTAATTCAAGCTGCCTTTCGTGCTCGTTCATTCCAGCAGAGACAAACTATGAATGATGAAAATCTTGAAGTTTCAACAAATTTATTTGCTCTTGCGTCGTTGAACAGGGCCCCAAGGATGAGTCACTTTAGTGATTATTTGCATTCTGCTGCTGTAAAAATCCAACAAAAGTATCGTGGctggaagggaagaaaagaattttTGAAGATCCGCAACCGTATTGTTAAAATTCAG GCTCATGTGAGAGGACATCAAGTTCGTAAGCAATATAAAAAGGTAGTCTGGTCTGTCAGCATTGTAGAAAAGGCTATTCTACGTTGGAGGCGCAAGGGAGCTGGATTACGAGGTTTCCGTGCTGAAAAAGCTATTGGAAATGTAGAAAATGAAGTTGGGAAAACAGACGAGTATGACTATTTGAGACAAGGCCGAAAACAGAAAGTTGCTGGTTTGGAGAAAGCTTTAGCTAGAGTTCATTCCATGGTTCGTTATCCAGAAGCTCGTGATCAGTACATGCGTCTGGTCACTAAGTTCCAGAAATTAAAG ATGGAAAATGAAAAGAGCAGCTTGCAGCCTCAGGTTCGAAATTTGGAAAAAGATAACACAGAGGAGGATCGACTTCCACCCATGACTGACTGA
- the LOC122091496 gene encoding calmodulin-binding transcription activator 1-like isoform X1, with product MAEGSRRYALNQPLDISQILLEAQHRWLRPSEVCEILRNYQKFQLTPDPPYKPPGGSLFLFDRKALRYFRKDGHQWRKKKDGKTVREAHEKLKAGSVDVLHCYYAHGEDNENFQRRSYWMLDGQLEHIVLVHYREVKERNRSGIPRLLNADSATQTVSSQTGSAPCSVQAHSSPFTVQASYASSPSTADWNGQTQSSEFEDVDSGDDLGSSSLPEAISRTGPLNVSLPAHDTPGMPELPRNYLAAGFSGASFGHDGISSMWTGLQSSGRNASSMQEQRINFDQLNGSNILTGQPTDAKLETYSLIKDNLVDDVSALPNGNFPTIIRESQRTAQGHQKNENAGHADYLPSDKGALTDANMFLVPHERDLHLVDSPFQNNPGSSISVSANEQFLGFGNIAPLGGSCNDELGELKKLDSFGRWMNKEIGGDCDDSLMASDSNNYWNSLDTQNDDKEVSSLSLHLQLDIESLGPSLSQDQLFSIHDFSPDWAYSGVETKVLITGKFLGDSKPPGSTKWCCMFGEVEVSAEVLTDNVLRCQVPSHAPGRVPFYVTCSNRLACSEVREFEFHENPPGVPFFIAVKSEPEDEMHFQIRFAKMLRLGSERKWLDCSVEKCDKCSLKSDIFSTRADDEKEWGRIVKTSMDFDGTHENPQEALIQKLLKDRLYDWLVCKVHEGGKGPNIFDDDGQGVIHLAAALGYEWAIDPIVAAGINPNFRDARGKTGLHWAAYFGREETVVALVRLGAAPGAVEDPTPRFPGGRTAADLASSRGHKGIAGYLAEADLTSHLSSMTIKENVMDSLAATLGAEKANETAEEQHVVPSDGSMEETLSLKGSLAAVRKSAQAAALIQAAFRARSFQQRQTMNDENLEVSTNLFALASLNRAPRMSHFSDYLHSAAVKIQQKYRGWKGRKEFLKIRNRIVKIQAHVRGHQVRKQYKKVVWSVSIVEKAILRWRRKGAGLRGFRAEKAIGNVENEVGKTDEYDYLRQGRKQKVAGLEKALARVHSMVRYPEARDQYMRLVTKFQKLKMENEKSSLQPQVRNLEKDNTEEDRLPPMTD from the exons ATGGCTGAGGGCAGCAGAAGATACGCCTTGAATCAACCGTTAG ACATTTCACAGATTCTGTTGGAAGCGCAACATCGTTGGCTTCGTCCAAGTGAAGTTTGTGAAATCCTCCGCAACTACCAAAAATTTCAGTTGACACCTGATCCTCCTTACAAGCCTCCAG gtGGTTCTTTGTTCTTATTTGACCGAAAAGCACTTCGATATTTTCGCAAGGATGGCCACcaatggagaaagaagaaagatggaaaaactGTTCGTGAAGCCCATGAAAAACTGAAG GCTGGCAGTGTAGATGTCCTTCATTGCTACTATGCGCACGGTGAGGACAACGAGAATTTTCAGAGACGGAGCTATTGGATGCTTGATGG GCAATTAGAGCACATTGTTCTTGTGCACTACAGAGAGGTGAAAGAG AGGAACAGGTCTGGAATCCCCCGTTTGTTAAATGCAGATTCAGCCACACAAACTGTTAGTTCTCAAACTGGTTCAGCACCTTGCTCAGTACAGGCCCATTCTTCACCCTTTACGGTTCAGGCATCTTATGCTTCAAGCCCAAGTACGGCTGATTGGAATGGACAGACACAGTCGTCCGAATTCGAGGATGTTGATTCTGGGGATGATCTAGGATCCTCTTCTCTTCCTGAAGCCATCTCCCGTACTGGTCCTCTGAATGTTTCTTTGCCTGCACATGATACCCCAG gaATGCCTGAATTACCAAGGAATTATCTTGCTGCTGGTTTCTCTGGAGCTAGTTTTGGTCATGATGGTATCTCATCCATGTGGACTGGCCTTCAGAGCTCAGGTAGAAATGCCAGTAGCATGCAGGAGCAGAGGATCAACTTTGATCAGCTGAATGGCAGTAACATTTTAACTGGACAACCGACGGATGCCAAGTTGGAAACATATAGCTTGATCAAAGATAACCTAGTTGATGATGTCAGTGCACTACCTAATGGAAATTTCCCAACAATAATCAGGGAAAGTCAGAGAACAGCTCAG GGACACCAGAAAAATGAGAATGCTGGGCATGCAGATTATCTTCCATCTGACAAGGGTGCTCTAACTGATGCAAATATGTTCCTAGTCCCACATGAGCGTGATTTGCATTTAGTGGATTCCCCGTTTCAGAATAATCCTGGGTCTTCTATTTCAGTTTCAGCCAATGAGCAATTCTTAGGATTTGGGAACATTGCCCCCCTGGGTGGTTCTTGCAATGATGAATTAGGAGAGTTGAAGAAACTTGACAGTTTTGGGAGATGGATGAATAAAGAAATTGGTGGGGATTGTGATGACTCTTTGATGGCGTCAGACTCTAATAACTATTGGAATTCTCTTGATACTCAGAATGATGACAAGGAAGTTTCCAGTCTATCACTCCACTTGCAATTGGATATTGAATCACTGGGTCCATCCCTGTCCCAAGACCAGCTATTTAGCATTCACGATTTTTCTCCTGATTGGGCTTATTCAGGTGTTGAAACAAAG GTTCTGATCACTGGTAAATTTCTGGGAGACAGTAAGCCTCCTGGTAGCACCAAATGGTGCTGTATGTTTGGTGAAGTTGAggtttcagcggaagtcttgaCAGATAATGTTCTTCGATGTCAAGTTCCTTCACATGCTCCCGGACGTGTTCCATTTTATGTCACCTGCAGTAATAGGTTGGCCTGCAGTGAGGTTCGAGAATTTGAATTTCATGAAAATCCACCTGGAGTCCCATTCTTTATAGCTGTTAAAAGTGAACCAGAGGATGAAATGCATTTTCAAATACGCTTTGCAAAAATGTTACGTCTAGGCTCAGAGAGGAAATGGTTGGATTGCTCTGTTGAGAAATGTGATAAATGCAGCCTAAAGAGTGACATATTTTCAACGAGAGCTGATGATGAGAAAGAGTGGGGACGGATTGTAAAGACTTCCATGGACTTTGACGGAACTCATGAAAATCCTCAGGAAGCATTGATTCAGAAGCTTCTGAAGGACAGATTGTATGATTGGCTAGTTTGTAAAGTTCATGAAGGAGGGAAAGGACCAAATATATTTGATGATGATGGACAAGGAGTAATTCACCTGGCAGCTGCTCTTGGTTATGAGTGGGCCATTGATCCAATAGTTGCTGCTGGCATCAATCCTAATTTCAGAGATGCACGTGGAAAGACAGGGCTTCACTGGGCAGCTTATTTTGGGAG agaaGAAACAGTTGTTGCACTTGTTAGATTGGGTGCAGCCCCTGGTGCAGTGGAGGACCCAACACCAAGATTTCCAGGGGGACGAACAGCTGCTGATTTGGCATCTAGTAGAGGACATAAAGGGATTGCTGGATATCTGGCTGAAGCAGATTTGACAAGTCACCTCTCTTCAATGACTATCAAAGAAAATGTTATGGACAGTCTTGCAGCAACTCTTGGAGCAGAAAAGGCCAATGAGACTGCAGAGGAGCAACATGTTGTCCCTTCAGATGGAAGCATGGAGGAGACCCTTTCCTTGAAAGGGTCTCTGGCTGCTGTCAGGAAATCAGCTCAAGCAGCTGCTTTAATTCAAGCTGCCTTTCGTGCTCGTTCATTCCAGCAGAGACAAACTATGAATGATGAAAATCTTGAAGTTTCAACAAATTTATTTGCTCTTGCGTCGTTGAACAGGGCCCCAAGGATGAGTCACTTTAGTGATTATTTGCATTCTGCTGCTGTAAAAATCCAACAAAAGTATCGTGGctggaagggaagaaaagaattttTGAAGATCCGCAACCGTATTGTTAAAATTCAG GCTCATGTGAGAGGACATCAAGTTCGTAAGCAATATAAAAAGGTAGTCTGGTCTGTCAGCATTGTAGAAAAGGCTATTCTACGTTGGAGGCGCAAGGGAGCTGGATTACGAGGTTTCCGTGCTGAAAAAGCTATTGGAAATGTAGAAAATGAAGTTGGGAAAACAGACGAGTATGACTATTTGAGACAAGGCCGAAAACAGAAAGTTGCTGGTTTGGAGAAAGCTTTAGCTAGAGTTCATTCCATGGTTCGTTATCCAGAAGCTCGTGATCAGTACATGCGTCTGGTCACTAAGTTCCAGAAATTAAAG ATGGAAAATGAAAAGAGCAGCTTGCAGCCTCAGGTTCGAAATTTGGAAAAAGATAACACAGAGGAGGATCGACTTCCACCCATGACTGACTGA